CTTTTAATAATTCGATATTTCGGTTTTCACAAAATACCAATGGAAAAAACAGCCATACATTTGCGGTCCCTACCTGCCCGTCTTCTCGATGGTATCCCATAAAGGTTCGGTCTTTCCATTTGGTGATATCTGGAGCTGTCCACGAAGTAGTTTCTGTTTTTTGAGATACCGAATTTGCCTCATGTTTTACATTTTGAGTAGTAAGTACTCCGCCCACTGGTATCTGACTTAAAGCCTTACCCACTAAAACACCGTACATATAAATCGAATCTCCTGGAGCGAGATCAACTAACGAAATTTTATGCTTCGCTTTACAGTCGTCTAATACCAAAAGTGTTTTTCCCTCAAATTGTAAGCTATCTCCCGTATATAAATCTACAAGTGCTACGGCTACATTATCGCTGGGATGTACTTTTATAAGCTTACTTATCATTTTATTCTATATTAAAAAGGCCAATTTTAACCCTTAAATTTATTGTATCCTTCTTCTATGCCGTGTGCATCAATTAGCTCTAATGCTTTTGTGATTTGATCTTCAAGATCATCAACTTTAGTTAAATCCTGATCCCAAAATGCTGTATAACTCAGAACTTCATGTGCAATAAGTTTATAATCATGAGTCGACCATAATTTATTAAATACAGCAACCACTTCAGCATCATCCTGTACAGGTAAAGACTGCTCTTTATAGCTGCCTCTATAAAACCGAATTAAACACGCTAGTGCAAAGGTAAGATTTATTGGTAATCGATTGTATTTTTCGTGATAAGCTAATAAACTTGGTAAAACACGAACCTTAAATTTAGAAACAGTATTAAGTGCTATACTCGAAAGTTGGTGCTTTATAAACGGATTTCTGAATCGATCAAATACTGCATCTGCAAACGTGTTAAGTTCTTCGTCAGGTAAATCTAATGTGTGATTAATCTCATTGAATACTGCATCACGTACAAAGGTTCCTGTAAAAGAATTGTCTATCGTTTCTTTTACCGTATCGTTACCATACAAAATAGAAAAAGGGACCATAGTAGTATGTGCACCATTTAAAATACGTACTTTACGCGTTCTATACGGCTGCATATCATCAACGACGAGAATATTCTCATCTATTTTATCAAAGGGAATTTTAGCCTTTAAAGCTGCTCCACCTTCAATAACCCACAGTAAAAAAGTCTCTGCAGAAACAATCAAATTATCTTTAAATTCTAGCTGACTTTGATATAATTCTATATCGTCTTTAGGATAGCCGGGTACAATACGATCTACTAATGTATTGTGAAAACTGTTGTGAATTTCAATCCAGGATTTAAAATCATCGCTAAGCTCCCATAAGTCTGCATACTGCAAAATTATTTTCTTAAGTGTATCTGCATTGTGATTAATTAATTCACACGGAATAATGGTCAGACCTTTATCTGCAGCTCCCTTAAAGTGCTTAAAGCGTTTATAAAGCAATGCAGTCACTTTTGCAGGAAAACTATTATGCGGAGCACCTTCCAGCGTATCCTGATCATCATAACTTATACCTGCCTCTGTAGTATTAGAAATCAAAAATTCTAACGCTTCTTCTTCAGCTAATGCTAAATAAGCCGCATAATCTTCATATGGATTAATCCCTTTTTGAATACACGAAATGGTATGAATTTCTTCGGTCTCACTACCATTTTTAATTCCTTTTAAAAACAGATTATAGAGACCATCCTGCTCATTAAGCATTTGTATTAGTCCTCCTGCGAGTGGCTGTATTACAGCAACACCTGCATTAAACTGGGCTTCTTTGTTGAGTTTATCTATAATATAATCTACAAAAGCTCTTAAAAAATTACCCTCTCCATATTGAATAACCTTAATGGGTAGTTTTTCAGTATATCCTGAGTTTTGTCTGGTTAAATTTTTCATCGGGTTGTTTACGTTAGGGATTTAAATTATTCAAATAAAGAAGGTAACCAAAGACTGATTGCCGGTATAAATGTTACTAAAAGTAAAACGATAGCCATTACTGCATAAAGCGGTAAAAGCGGTTTCATGATTTTTTGAATTGATGTTTTTGCTACCCCTACTCCAATAAAAAGAACGGCTCCCACCGGTGGTGTACATAATCCTACACACAAATTCATTACCATCATAATACCAAACTGCACAGGATCTACGCCCATACTTGTTACCACAGGTAAGAAAATAGGTGTAAAAATTAAAACAGCTGGAGTCATATCCATAAACGTACCTACAAAAAGTAGTAAGACGTTTATGATAATAAGTATCACAAACTTATTATCGCTAAGTGCCAATAAAGCTGCGCTTACGTTCTGCGGAATATTTTCAAAAGACATCACCCACGACATACTCATAGAAGTCGCAATTAGTAACATTACAATCGCCGTTGTACCTACCGAACTTAAAAAGATACTTTTTAAACTTGATATTTTTAATTCGCGATAGGCGAATGATAAAACTAAGGTGTACAATACAGCAATACCTGAAGCTTCGGTAGCGGTAAATACACCGGTAACGATCCCGCCAATAACTACAACTAATAAAAATAAACTAGGTAACGCATCAAAAAAAGTACGCAAAACAACTCCCATACTACTACGTTCTCCTGCAGGATATCCTTTATTCTTAATCCAGAATGCCGCCACTACCATAAGGGCTAATCCCATTAAAATACCAGGTATATAACCCGCAAGAAATAAAGATGCGATAGAAACACCACCACTCGCTAAAGAATAAACAATAAGTACATTTGAAGGAGGTATCACTAATCCAGTAGTAGAGGCCGTGATGTTTATTGCTGCACCAAATTCTTTAGAGTAGTTCTCTTTTTCCATAAAAGGTCCTAAAATACCACCTATTGCAGATGTTGCCGCTACTGCAGAACCTGAGATTGCTCCAAAAAGCATCGCAGCAATTACATTAACATAGATAAGACCCCCCGGTAAAGCCCCCATTAAAGCCTTTGCAAAATTTATAAGCCGTAGGGCAATACCCCCCTGATTCATTATTTGTCCTGCCAGTACAAATAGCGGTATTGCGAGGAGTGAAAAACTATCGAGACCAGTTGCCATACGCTGTGCAATGGTAGTAAAACTAGCCAATGAATCTATAGAAACCATGATGGTAAGTAAACACGAGATCCCAATAGACCAAGCCACCGGAACTCCTATTGCCAGCAATACAAAAAACACGAGTACAAGAATTAAAATTTCAATCATGATAACAAGTATTTTTTTGGGTTCGCTAATTCTATAGCTTTATATATAATAACTAAAATCCCACTAATGGGAAGAACCATATACACAACTCCTAAAGGCAAACCTAAAGCAGCAGAATATTGTCCCAACTCGTAATTAACATACACTAAATTACCTCCACCTATGATTAATGCAAAAAATGCAAAGAGCATAATCAAAATATTAATGCCGATACGCAGCTTTATGCGGTTTTCAGGATTTAATTTGGGCGGAAGAATATTAATTGCCAGATGCTCTTGCTGTCCTGAAGCATAAGCAGCTCCCAGAATACCTATCCAAATTAACAGATAGCGTGCAATCTCTTCGGTAAACGAACTCGCAGATTGCAATACATATCTTGAGAATACCTGCCAAAGAACTGCTATAACGATTGAGGCCATCAAAAAAACCAAAATCGAACCTAAAATTTTATCTAATGTTTTTTTCATACTATTCACTCTTTACCGCTTGAATGGCTTCGATTAATTTTTTCATCTCGGGATTCTGTTCAAATTCAGTGTACATAGGTTGCACTAATGCTCTAAAGGGTTCTTTCTCTGGTCTAATAATTTTTACCCCCGCTTTTTGAATTTCACTTAGTGCTTCCATTTCGGCCTCGTGCCAGATTTTTTTCTCATATTCTAGAGACTCCATCGCAGCTTCTTTTACCCACTTTTGTTCCTGTTGAGAAAGCTTATTCCAGATTACCGTACTTATTAATAATTCGTCTGGTAAAGCGGTATGCTCGTCAACGATAAAGTATTTACAAACCTCGTAGTGATGAGATAGATAAAAACT
The sequence above is a segment of the Leeuwenhoekiella sp. MAR_2009_132 genome. Coding sequences within it:
- a CDS encoding tagaturonate reductase, which gives rise to MKNLTRQNSGYTEKLPIKVIQYGEGNFLRAFVDYIIDKLNKEAQFNAGVAVIQPLAGGLIQMLNEQDGLYNLFLKGIKNGSETEEIHTISCIQKGINPYEDYAAYLALAEEEALEFLISNTTEAGISYDDQDTLEGAPHNSFPAKVTALLYKRFKHFKGAADKGLTIIPCELINHNADTLKKIILQYADLWELSDDFKSWIEIHNSFHNTLVDRIVPGYPKDDIELYQSQLEFKDNLIVSAETFLLWVIEGGAALKAKIPFDKIDENILVVDDMQPYRTRKVRILNGAHTTMVPFSILYGNDTVKETIDNSFTGTFVRDAVFNEINHTLDLPDEELNTFADAVFDRFRNPFIKHQLSSIALNTVSKFKVRVLPSLLAYHEKYNRLPINLTFALACLIRFYRGSYKEQSLPVQDDAEVVAVFNKLWSTHDYKLIAHEVLSYTAFWDQDLTKVDDLEDQITKALELIDAHGIEEGYNKFKG
- a CDS encoding TRAP transporter large permease, with the protein product MIEILILVLVFFVLLAIGVPVAWSIGISCLLTIMVSIDSLASFTTIAQRMATGLDSFSLLAIPLFVLAGQIMNQGGIALRLINFAKALMGALPGGLIYVNVIAAMLFGAISGSAVAATSAIGGILGPFMEKENYSKEFGAAINITASTTGLVIPPSNVLIVYSLASGGVSIASLFLAGYIPGILMGLALMVVAAFWIKNKGYPAGERSSMGVVLRTFFDALPSLFLLVVVIGGIVTGVFTATEASGIAVLYTLVLSFAYRELKISSLKSIFLSSVGTTAIVMLLIATSMSMSWVMSFENIPQNVSAALLALSDNKFVILIIINVLLLFVGTFMDMTPAVLIFTPIFLPVVTSMGVDPVQFGIMMVMNLCVGLCTPPVGAVLFIGVGVAKTSIQKIMKPLLPLYAVMAIVLLLVTFIPAISLWLPSLFE
- a CDS encoding TRAP transporter small permease, whose product is MKKTLDKILGSILVFLMASIVIAVLWQVFSRYVLQSASSFTEEIARYLLIWIGILGAAYASGQQEHLAINILPPKLNPENRIKLRIGINILIMLFAFFALIIGGGNLVYVNYELGQYSAALGLPLGVVYMVLPISGILVIIYKAIELANPKKYLLS